Proteins encoded by one window of Candidatus Methanosuratincola sp.:
- a CDS encoding AAA family ATPase, which translates to MIYCITGMPGSGKSVVSETARSMGFTVLNMGDVIRDEAKSRGIPVTPESLGALMLDLRKEQGENVVAKKCLEKARKSRPPIVIEGVRSLDELSYLRSNEEVFLIAVHASPKTRFERLLRRGRADDPKDWKTFEERDMRELGVGLGSVIALADLVLINEGPIPELVASAGRLFSGEIHGKGSG; encoded by the coding sequence GTGATATACTGCATAACGGGTATGCCCGGGTCGGGCAAGTCTGTGGTCTCTGAAACCGCCCGTTCGATGGGTTTCACAGTCCTTAACATGGGCGACGTGATAAGGGACGAGGCAAAGTCGAGGGGCATCCCTGTTACCCCTGAGTCCTTGGGGGCGCTGATGCTCGACCTCAGAAAGGAACAGGGGGAGAACGTGGTGGCGAAAAAGTGCCTCGAGAAAGCCAGGAAAAGCAGACCGCCCATCGTGATCGAGGGTGTAAGGAGCCTCGACGAGCTCAGTTACCTCCGGTCAAATGAGGAGGTCTTCCTGATAGCCGTCCACGCCTCCCCGAAGACGCGGTTCGAGCGCCTCCTTAGGCGTGGGAGGGCCGACGATCCCAAGGACTGGAAGACCTTCGAGGAGAGGGACATGCGCGAGCTCGGAGTTGGACTGGGTTCTGTTATCGCGCTTGCCGACCTCGTTCTGATAAACGAGGGGCCAATCCCTGAGCTGGTCGCCTCAGCCGGGCGCCTCTTCAGTGGTGAGATCCATGGCAAGGGTAGTGGTTGA
- a CDS encoding RNA-binding domain-containing protein codes for MARVVVEAEIRATEDEGKVATAVSNLTGSRPFRVIQRGQIRYLVQEGDESMLVALRQLLRRERILDAARKLMLRGIKGNQFTFYLNKQVAYAGHVSFCMPEGESPLGPIKFTVETDDPKSFIDWLATRTVDGRPIDEICKSGYPPSAHSERPSRK; via the coding sequence ATGGCAAGGGTAGTGGTTGAGGCAGAGATACGCGCCACTGAGGATGAGGGGAAAGTGGCTACGGCGGTCTCCAACCTGACGGGGTCGAGGCCGTTCCGAGTGATACAGCGGGGTCAAATCCGCTACCTGGTTCAGGAGGGAGATGAGTCGATGCTGGTGGCATTGAGGCAGCTCCTCCGCAGGGAGCGCATACTCGACGCAGCGAGGAAGCTCATGCTGAGGGGGATCAAGGGCAACCAGTTCACCTTCTACCTCAACAAGCAGGTTGCATATGCCGGACACGTTTCATTCTGCATGCCCGAAGGGGAGTCCCCTTTGGGTCCGATCAAGTTCACCGTCGAGACCGATGACCCAAAATCATTTATTGACTGGCTTGCAACTAGGACTGTGGACGGGAGGCCAATAGATGAGATATGCAAATCGGGATATCCACCCTCTGCACATTCGGAGAGACCTTCAAGAAAATAG
- a CDS encoding sugar phosphate isomerase/epimerase family protein: MTDRLDRSRIDLLIDLGSAWDVRYTVHAPIIDLNIASASEKVRRLSMELVRESVDHARELGALLLVVHPGSFPPDGRGDPETHWRLNLESLSEICGYASRERVVVCLENMPAGSRLFFQTPGEFLRASEEGMDFQVALDLGHAHTRHLTGEFLSLLKGRLRHLHLHDNMGDVDSHLPVDRGTIDWRLVKSEIGSASLTAVVEANTPHEALESLAAARQVFSS, from the coding sequence TTGACTGACCGGCTGGACAGGTCAAGGATAGACCTATTGATCGATCTCGGTTCTGCATGGGACGTGCGCTACACCGTCCATGCCCCGATAATCGACCTGAACATAGCCTCCGCAAGTGAGAAGGTCAGACGGCTCTCCATGGAACTCGTCAGGGAGTCTGTCGACCATGCCCGCGAGCTCGGCGCCCTCCTTCTGGTCGTCCACCCCGGTTCATTCCCTCCGGACGGACGTGGGGACCCGGAAACCCACTGGCGCCTTAATTTGGAGTCGCTCTCGGAGATCTGTGGGTATGCTTCACGTGAGCGGGTGGTCGTCTGCCTGGAAAACATGCCCGCTGGGTCAAGGCTCTTCTTCCAGACCCCTGGGGAGTTCCTCAGGGCATCTGAGGAGGGAATGGATTTCCAAGTCGCGCTTGACCTCGGTCACGCACACACCAGGCATTTGACCGGAGAGTTTCTCTCGCTACTCAAGGGCCGGCTCAGACACCTGCACCTGCACGACAATATGGGCGACGTGGATTCACACCTCCCTGTGGATAGGGGAACCATCGACTGGCGGCTGGTTAAGAGTGAGATCGGCTCCGCCTCCCTGACGGCAGTCGTCGAAGCGAATACGCCACACGAAGCACTTGAGTCGTTAGCTGCTGCCCGTCAAGTCTTCAGCTCGTAG
- the rnz gene encoding ribonuclease Z, with protein MRVTFLGTSAGTPTPDRGLSSVLLEIEGEQILLDCGEGTQRQMMKAGASLGKRMKIFITHMHGDHIFGLPGLIQTMNLINRTHPLEVFGPPGIRDFIEKTTVPAMCEPAFELNVHEIEGGEILSCKKYTVTSACAEHSIPNIGYRITVGGSPGRFLPEKARALGVPEGPLWGVLKAGKPVTLETGREVKPTDVLGEPFRGISVVYSGDTRPSEGIVRLAEGAELLIHESTFSEELRERAWAEGHSTARGAAEVAMRAGAKRLILTHFSARYPDAAVLEAEARTIFAETSAAEDFWTYELKT; from the coding sequence ATGAGGGTGACCTTCCTTGGTACTTCCGCGGGGACACCGACCCCAGACCGCGGTCTCTCCTCGGTGCTGCTCGAGATCGAGGGGGAGCAGATACTCCTCGACTGTGGGGAGGGGACGCAGCGCCAGATGATGAAGGCAGGGGCCAGCCTGGGGAAGAGGATGAAGATCTTCATAACACACATGCACGGTGACCACATATTCGGCCTCCCGGGGCTCATCCAGACTATGAACCTCATAAACAGGACGCACCCCCTCGAGGTCTTCGGCCCTCCCGGGATCAGGGATTTCATAGAGAAGACCACAGTCCCGGCGATGTGCGAGCCGGCTTTCGAGCTGAATGTCCACGAGATCGAAGGCGGGGAGATCCTGAGCTGCAAGAAGTACACGGTTACCAGCGCCTGTGCTGAGCACTCGATCCCAAACATCGGGTACAGGATAACTGTGGGGGGGAGTCCTGGGAGGTTCCTGCCCGAGAAGGCGAGGGCGCTCGGGGTTCCGGAGGGGCCCCTTTGGGGGGTGCTCAAGGCTGGCAAGCCAGTGACCTTAGAGACGGGGCGCGAAGTAAAGCCCACGGATGTCCTCGGCGAGCCCTTTAGGGGGATCTCGGTCGTGTACTCAGGAGACACGCGCCCGAGTGAGGGGATCGTCAGGCTTGCTGAGGGGGCGGAACTGCTCATACACGAGAGCACGTTCTCGGAGGAACTGAGGGAGAGGGCGTGGGCTGAAGGGCACTCGACCGCGCGCGGGGCAGCCGAGGTCGCGATGAGGGCGGGTGCGAAGAGGCTGATCCTGACTCATTTCAGCGCGAGGTACCCTGACGCCGCGGTGTTGGAGGCTGAGGCGAGGACGATATTCGCAGAAACCTCCGCGGCAGAGGACTTCTGGACCTACGAGCTGAAGACTTGA
- a CDS encoding THUMP domain-containing protein, translated as MPGNIFLLLSGEHPTLPYGEVRAILRSEGIEFVEIERDDQALILAHQAGIEEALGSRAALVMEGGELLGRTGLSMESVIRTCSGIDWRFLEGRSFGVRATRVKRHWDGADLQTLEKAIGDAIPRSIGARVDLSGPEKWIRAVVSGGGVYIYSLNFRTDRGAFVRRRPKTRPYFHPGVLEPKISRVFVNLSAARPGDLFLDPFCGTGGFLIEAAMMRMYVVGIDLDLRMVKGALKNTRFYGLDCGVVHGDGTRGIVRTADGIATDPPYGRGTSTGGEKVEDLIRGLARMARDTLKRRGRICFASPSEIAPSRIAREEGLRVIEEHTMRVHKSLTRVIVVAESV; from the coding sequence TTGCCGGGAAACATCTTCCTACTCCTCTCTGGGGAGCACCCTACACTCCCTTACGGGGAGGTCAGGGCAATCCTCCGCTCCGAGGGGATCGAATTTGTAGAAATTGAAAGGGACGACCAAGCGCTGATCCTTGCGCATCAGGCGGGGATTGAAGAGGCGTTGGGGTCAAGGGCTGCCCTGGTAATGGAGGGAGGGGAACTCCTTGGCCGGACCGGGTTGAGCATGGAATCGGTCATCCGGACCTGCAGCGGTATCGACTGGAGGTTCCTAGAGGGCAGGAGTTTCGGGGTGAGGGCGACCAGGGTCAAGAGGCACTGGGACGGGGCAGATCTTCAGACACTGGAGAAGGCAATTGGCGACGCGATCCCCAGGAGCATAGGCGCCAGGGTCGACCTGAGCGGCCCGGAGAAATGGATCAGGGCAGTCGTATCGGGCGGGGGCGTCTACATCTATTCTCTCAATTTCAGGACGGACAGGGGGGCGTTCGTAAGGCGCAGGCCGAAGACCCGGCCCTACTTCCACCCCGGCGTCCTGGAACCAAAGATCTCAAGGGTCTTCGTTAACCTTTCGGCTGCCAGACCCGGGGATCTTTTCCTTGACCCATTCTGCGGCACGGGGGGTTTCCTCATCGAGGCCGCGATGATGAGGATGTATGTAGTTGGCATCGATCTGGACCTCAGGATGGTCAAGGGGGCTTTGAAGAACACCAGATTTTACGGCCTTGACTGCGGCGTGGTGCACGGGGATGGGACGAGGGGCATCGTCAGGACGGCAGACGGGATTGCGACCGACCCGCCATACGGGAGGGGGACCTCAACAGGCGGCGAGAAGGTCGAGGATCTGATAAGGGGGTTAGCCAGAATGGCACGCGACACCCTGAAGCGCAGGGGGAGGATCTGCTTTGCGTCCCCTTCTGAGATCGCCCCCTCGAGGATTGCCCGAGAGGAAGGGCTCAGGGTCATCGAGGAGCACACTATGAGAGTCCATAAATCGCTAACGCGCGTAATAGTAGTCGCAGAGAGTGTGTGA